In a single window of the Bacillus mycoides genome:
- a CDS encoding Phr family secreted Rap phosphatase inhibitor, with amino-acid sequence MKKLSLMVMSLAVTGITVFTINTTPKIQQTATANTVVNKLQSTHGEGWSPTRPELVYLEGRQL; translated from the coding sequence ATGAAGAAACTGAGTTTAATGGTAATGAGTTTAGCTGTTACAGGTATTACAGTTTTTACGATAAATACTACTCCAAAGATTCAACAAACAGCAACCGCAAATACTGTCGTCAATAAGTTACAATCGACTCACGGAGAAGGGTGGTCTCCAACGAGACCTGAGTTAGTATACTTAGAGGGAAGACAACTCTAA
- a CDS encoding protein adenylyltransferase SelO, protein MTKNNEAGWNLDNSYTTLPQSFYTEIPPTPVHSPELIKLNNSLAISLGFNPEELKKDAEIAILAGNTIPEGAHPLAQAYAGHQFGHFNMLGDGRALLIGEQITPSGERFDIQLKGSGPTPYSRRGDGRAALGPMLREYIISEAMYALDIPTTRSLAVVSTGEPIYRETKLPGAILTRVASSHIRVGTFQYAAARGSIENLKALADYTIKRHYPEVESTENPYVALLQEVIKRQASLIAKWQLVGFIHGVMNTDNITISGETIDYGPCAFMDSYNQGTVFSSIDTQGRYAYGNQPYMAAWDLARLAESLIPILHEDEEEALKIAQDEISKFSVQYENNWFLGTKKKLGLFSNEEQDQSLIEKLLKAMEKYKADYTNTFRALTDNILENAPLFENPEFKEWYELWQSRLERQKESKDDAYKLMKNNNPVIIPRNHRVEEALEAAVKNGDYSVMEKLLQALANPYEYSQEQADYCTPPAPSNRPYRTFCGT, encoded by the coding sequence ATGACTAAAAATAATGAAGCAGGTTGGAATTTAGATAATAGTTATACGACTTTACCACAATCATTTTATACAGAAATCCCCCCAACTCCTGTACACTCACCGGAGTTAATTAAACTAAATAATTCTTTAGCAATATCTCTTGGCTTTAATCCTGAGGAACTAAAAAAGGACGCTGAAATCGCCATTTTAGCTGGTAATACTATTCCAGAAGGAGCTCATCCACTAGCTCAAGCGTATGCTGGGCACCAATTTGGTCATTTCAACATGTTAGGAGATGGTCGTGCCCTTTTAATTGGAGAACAAATTACTCCTTCAGGCGAACGGTTTGATATTCAATTGAAAGGTTCCGGTCCAACTCCATATTCGCGCCGTGGTGATGGTCGCGCTGCACTCGGTCCAATGCTACGTGAGTATATTATTAGTGAAGCGATGTACGCGCTTGATATTCCAACTACTCGCAGTTTAGCAGTAGTCTCAACTGGCGAACCAATCTATCGCGAAACGAAGTTACCTGGAGCTATTTTAACTAGAGTTGCAAGCAGTCATATACGCGTTGGAACATTCCAATACGCCGCAGCTCGAGGCTCAATCGAAAATCTCAAAGCTTTAGCTGATTATACGATAAAAAGACATTATCCAGAGGTTGAATCTACTGAAAATCCATATGTCGCACTACTACAAGAAGTCATTAAGAGACAAGCAAGCCTTATCGCAAAATGGCAACTCGTTGGCTTCATTCACGGCGTAATGAACACTGACAATATAACGATTAGCGGTGAAACGATTGATTACGGTCCATGTGCCTTTATGGATAGTTATAATCAAGGAACAGTATTTAGCTCTATTGACACACAAGGCCGTTATGCATACGGAAATCAACCATATATGGCTGCATGGGATCTCGCACGTTTAGCTGAATCTTTAATACCGATACTACATGAAGATGAAGAAGAAGCACTAAAAATTGCACAAGATGAAATTTCAAAGTTCAGTGTGCAGTACGAAAACAATTGGTTCCTCGGAACGAAGAAGAAATTAGGACTATTTAGCAATGAAGAGCAAGATCAATCACTTATTGAGAAACTTTTAAAAGCAATGGAAAAATATAAAGCAGATTATACAAATACATTCCGTGCATTAACTGACAATATATTAGAAAATGCACCTTTATTTGAAAATCCTGAATTTAAAGAATGGTACGAGCTATGGCAATCTCGGTTAGAAAGACAAAAAGAATCGAAAGATGATGCATACAAATTAATGAAAAATAACAACCCAGTAATCATCCCTCGAAACCACAGAGTAGAAGAAGCACTAGAAGCAGCTGTTAAAAATGGAGACTATAGCGTAATGGAGAAACTTCTTCAAGCTTTAGCAAATCCTTATGAATATTCTCAAGAACAAGCGGATTACTGCACGCCTCCAGCGCCGTCGAATCGTCCTTATCGTACTTTTTGTGGGACGTGA
- a CDS encoding NADP-dependent oxidoreductase has translation MRAMVIDKYGKVPMRMTEMPTPEINQYEVLAEIHAASINPIDFKIRDGKVKLLLKYKMPLILGNDFSGVIIKVGTKVTQFKVGDEIYARPRKDKIGTFAEYIAIHEDDIALKPKNLTFEEAASIPLVGLTSYQALHDIMQLQKGQKILIHAGSGGVGTFAIQLAKIMGATVATTASEAGENLVKSLGADEIINYKKEKFEDILKNYDAVFDTLGGTTLEKSFDIIKSEGNIVSVSGMPNARFGKEFGSGFFKTLLFSLASKKLTALEKKHNAQYSFLFMKPSGDQLRIIAKYIESGQIKPIIDRIFPFEDTQKAMEYSESGRAKGKIIVKIK, from the coding sequence ATGAGAGCAATGGTGATTGATAAGTACGGGAAAGTTCCAATGCGTATGACTGAGATGCCCACCCCTGAAATAAATCAGTATGAGGTGCTCGCAGAAATTCATGCAGCTAGCATTAACCCAATTGATTTTAAAATACGCGATGGAAAAGTGAAGTTGTTACTTAAATATAAAATGCCCCTTATTCTTGGTAATGACTTTTCTGGTGTCATTATAAAAGTCGGAACAAAGGTGACTCAATTTAAAGTTGGTGATGAAATATATGCACGTCCAAGAAAAGATAAGATCGGTACTTTTGCGGAATATATAGCCATTCATGAAGATGATATAGCCTTAAAACCGAAAAATTTAACTTTTGAGGAAGCGGCGTCGATTCCACTCGTTGGCTTAACATCATATCAAGCATTACATGACATCATGCAATTACAAAAAGGACAAAAGATTTTGATTCACGCTGGATCCGGCGGTGTTGGTACTTTCGCAATTCAGTTAGCAAAAATAATGGGTGCCACTGTTGCAACAACTGCTAGTGAAGCTGGTGAAAATTTAGTAAAGTCTCTTGGCGCAGATGAAATTATTAATTACAAAAAAGAAAAGTTTGAAGATATACTGAAAAATTATGATGCGGTATTTGATACACTTGGCGGTACAACACTTGAAAAATCATTCGATATTATAAAAAGCGAAGGGAACATTGTTTCCGTTTCAGGAATGCCGAATGCTCGCTTCGGTAAAGAATTTGGTTCAGGATTTTTCAAAACACTCTTATTTTCATTAGCAAGCAAAAAACTTACTGCACTTGAAAAAAAGCATAATGCTCAATATTCGTTTTTGTTTATGAAACCAAGCGGAGATCAATTACGTATAATTGCAAAGTATATTGAATCTGGACAAATCAAACCTATAATCGATCGCATTTTCCCTTTTGAAGATACTCAAAAAGCAATGGAATATTCAGAGTCTGGAAGAGCAAAAGGAAAGATAATTGTAAAAATCAAATAA